A region of Planktothrix tepida PCC 9214 DNA encodes the following proteins:
- the bchM gene encoding magnesium protoporphyrin IX methyltransferase, translating to MSVADEKTVVRDYFNSTGFDRWRRIYGNGQVNKVQLDIRQGHQQTVDRVIDWLKADENLPGLTICDAGCGVGSLSIPLAEAGAVVYGSDISEKMVAEAYERAKNRLSVIQNVTFTAQDLETLQGRYHTVICLDVLIHYPQDQIPEMISHLCSLAESRVILSFAPKTLALSVLKKIGELFPGPSKTTRAYQHREADIVKIFRDNGFSIQRQAMIGTRFYYSRLMEATRT from the coding sequence GAAAACCGTAGTTCGGGATTATTTTAATAGCACAGGATTTGATCGGTGGCGACGAATCTACGGTAATGGTCAAGTCAATAAAGTTCAACTGGATATCCGTCAAGGACATCAACAAACCGTTGATCGAGTCATAGATTGGTTGAAAGCCGATGAAAACCTACCCGGTTTAACCATCTGTGATGCGGGATGTGGGGTTGGCAGTTTGAGTATTCCCTTAGCAGAAGCCGGTGCCGTTGTGTATGGGAGTGATATTTCCGAAAAAATGGTAGCGGAAGCCTATGAACGGGCTAAAAACCGCCTCAGCGTGATCCAAAACGTTACCTTTACGGCTCAAGATTTAGAAACCCTCCAGGGTCGGTATCATACTGTGATTTGTTTGGATGTCTTGATTCATTATCCTCAAGATCAAATTCCTGAGATGATTTCTCATCTGTGTTCCTTAGCAGAGTCTCGTGTAATTTTGAGTTTTGCGCCAAAAACCTTAGCCTTAAGTGTTCTCAAAAAAATTGGGGAATTATTTCCAGGGCCGAGTAAAACCACTCGTGCTTACCAACATCGAGAAGCAGATATTGTTAAAATTTTTAGAGACAATGGTTTCTCCATTCAACGACAAGCTATGATTGGCACACGCTTCTACTATTCGCGCTTAATGGAAGCAACACGCACTTAA